In Turicibacter sanguinis, a genomic segment contains:
- a CDS encoding PilW family protein has product MKMKMKKKGITLIELVMTMAILGIIMATVTIVFTSNSNILSKVDMKSELQLDAQMIQEQLSKVALECSGVVSNESDQLILQDSLTESNIHLFELNEKSLVYKMIEIGSNEEQVTLKERVLSNYVNGMSVEVKGTIMKYQIELSMKSGKNTESLAIENQIIFRNIK; this is encoded by the coding sequence ATGAAGATGAAGATGAAAAAGAAGGGAATTACCCTTATTGAATTAGTTATGACAATGGCGATTTTAGGTATTATTATGGCAACGGTGACGATTGTATTTACCTCAAATTCAAATATTTTATCCAAGGTAGATATGAAGTCTGAATTACAGTTGGATGCACAAATGATCCAAGAACAATTATCGAAGGTTGCGCTTGAATGTAGTGGAGTGGTATCAAATGAATCAGATCAATTGATTTTACAGGATTCTTTGACGGAGAGTAATATTCATTTATTTGAATTAAATGAAAAGAGCTTAGTTTATAAAATGATTGAGATTGGAAGCAATGAGGAGCAAGTCACATTAAAAGAGAGAGTATTATCAAATTATGTTAATGGTATGAGTGTTGAGGTTAAAGGAACAATTATGAAATATCAAATTGAATTAAGTATGAAAAGTGGTAAAAATACGGAGAGTTTAGCGATTGAAAATCAAATTATATTTCGAAATATTAAATGA